Proteins found in one Homalodisca vitripennis isolate AUS2020 chromosome 4, UT_GWSS_2.1, whole genome shotgun sequence genomic segment:
- the LOC124360864 gene encoding uncharacterized protein LOC124360864 translates to MLVSRLKLVLVCGLVVLGALPPPATPAPQRGGFELPVQLVGFPVIVIAVRISRFVRQLSYALNPQTYRSASGSRQTRDIHSLHLDAANLDVVEAEKRLVAEMGEHVCVYERVCAHYAQLAEHRKTENHELDWNNVFSKYAKSPDNMKQFYLLSVILGDVVASPSLCHQLAKRGRGCGVLGLEEETTKKAAAA, encoded by the exons ATGTTGGTGTCTAGACTGAAGTTGGTGTTGGTGTGTGGGTTGGTGGTGTTGGGGGCTTTGCCGCCTCCGGCCACCCCCGCCCCCCAGAGGGGCGGCTTCGAGCTGCCCGTTCAACTGGTGGGCTTCCCCGTCATCGTCATCGCCGTCCGAATCAGCCGTTTTGTCAGGCAGCTGAGCTACGCCCTCAACCCCC AGACGTACCGGTCAGCGAGTGGGTCCCGCCAGACCCGGGACATCCACAGCCTCCACCTGGACGCCGCGAACCTTGACGTGGTGGAGGCCGAGAAGCGCCTGGTGGCGGAGATGGGGGAGCACGTCTGTGTCTACGAGCGCGTGTGTGCGCACTACGCCCAACTTGCCGAACACCGGAAGACGGAAAATCATGAACTCGACTGGAATAATGTTTTCAG CAAATACGCAAAGTCTCCGGACAATATGAAGCAGTTCTACTTGCTCAGTGTGATCCTGGGAGATGTGGTGGCCTCTCCCTCTCTGTGTCACCAGCTGGCGAAGAGAGGACGAGGGTGTGGTGTACTGGGACTCGAGGAGGAGACGACGAAGAAGGCGGCAGCAGCGTAG